From a region of the Thiorhodovibrio winogradskyi genome:
- a CDS encoding TOBE domain-containing protein, which produces MSDSKQAAPKDANTSPSGQIETSLNTSGPLRLEIGQRRFAGHGRIDLLRRIGETGSISRAAKAMGMSYKQAWDAVDAMNNLAEHPLVRRQAGGRHGGGTELTDAGRRLIQVFEAAEREHRRFLERLSQSVQDFDHFHNLLGAMNMKVSARNNLRGIVSEIKSGAVNSEVTLDIKGTPLVAIITNESVTTLGLAVGREAFALIKASFVMLATEDGGLRTSARNRLCGAIERLTTGAVNTEVVLAMDGGSRLTAMITNESARELELADGARACALIKAPHVILAVRD; this is translated from the coding sequence TTGAGTGACAGTAAACAAGCCGCCCCAAAGGATGCGAACACCAGCCCATCCGGCCAAATCGAAACCAGCCTGAACACCAGCGGCCCCCTGCGGTTGGAGATCGGTCAGCGCCGCTTTGCCGGCCATGGCCGCATTGATCTGCTGCGCCGCATCGGTGAGACGGGATCCATCTCGCGTGCCGCGAAAGCCATGGGTATGTCCTACAAACAAGCCTGGGACGCGGTCGATGCCATGAATAATCTGGCCGAACATCCCTTGGTGCGACGCCAGGCCGGCGGGCGGCACGGCGGCGGCACCGAACTGACGGACGCGGGCCGACGCTTGATCCAGGTCTTTGAGGCCGCTGAGCGCGAACACCGCCGCTTTCTCGAACGCCTGAGCCAGAGCGTTCAGGATTTTGATCACTTCCACAACCTGCTAGGAGCCATGAACATGAAAGTCAGTGCACGCAATAATCTGCGCGGTATCGTCTCGGAGATCAAATCGGGCGCGGTCAACAGTGAAGTCACCCTGGATATCAAGGGCACCCCGCTGGTTGCCATCATCACCAACGAAAGTGTGACCACCCTGGGTTTGGCGGTGGGCCGTGAGGCCTTTGCGCTGATCAAGGCCTCCTTCGTCATGCTTGCCACCGAGGATGGCGGTCTGCGCACCTCGGCGCGCAACCGGCTGTGCGGCGCCATTGAGCGCCTCACCACCGGCGCGGTCAACACCGAGGTGGTGCTGGCCATGGACGGCGGCAGCCGTCTCACCGCCATGATCACCAACGAAAGCGCGCGCGAGCTGGAGCTGGCCGATGGCGCCCGCGCCTGCGCCTTGATCAAGGCACCGCATGTGATTCTCGCCGTGCGGGACTGA
- a CDS encoding phosphoribosylaminoimidazolesuccinocarboxamide synthase, with amino-acid sequence MMGLYAAKIDHLPLLGQGKVRDIYAVDDQWLLILTSDRLSAFDLVLPQPIPGKGEVLTRVTRFWLARTAHLIPNQLPRPDDQAPTLEALLPEPEQRARIGERAMLVRRLRPLPVEAVVRGYLIGSGWKDYQQQGAVCGIALPPGLVQAARLPEPIYTPATKAEAGAHDENISFEQTQELLGRELAAKVRDISLRLYQEAAAYAATRGIIIADTKFEFGLDDQDRLHLIDEVLTPDSSRFWPADAYQPGGSPPSFDKQFVRDYLESIHWDKRPPAPELPAEIITQTAAKYAEAERRLTA; translated from the coding sequence ATGATGGGCCTGTATGCTGCAAAGATTGACCATCTCCCCCTCCTCGGTCAAGGCAAGGTACGCGACATTTACGCTGTCGATGATCAGTGGCTGCTGATCCTGACCAGCGACCGACTGTCGGCCTTCGACCTGGTGCTGCCCCAGCCCATTCCCGGCAAGGGCGAGGTGCTGACCCGGGTCACGCGCTTTTGGCTCGCACGCACCGCGCATTTGATTCCCAACCAGTTGCCGCGACCGGACGACCAGGCCCCGACACTGGAAGCGCTGCTTCCCGAGCCCGAGCAGCGGGCGCGCATTGGCGAGCGGGCCATGCTGGTGCGGCGCCTGCGCCCGCTGCCGGTTGAGGCCGTGGTGCGCGGCTACCTGATTGGCTCCGGTTGGAAGGATTATCAACAACAGGGCGCGGTCTGCGGCATCGCGCTGCCGCCAGGCCTGGTGCAGGCGGCGCGACTACCGGAGCCGATTTATACCCCGGCCACCAAGGCCGAGGCCGGCGCACATGATGAGAATATCAGCTTCGAGCAGACCCAAGAGCTGCTCGGGCGCGAGCTGGCCGCCAAAGTGCGCGACATCAGCCTGCGGCTTTATCAGGAGGCTGCCGCCTATGCCGCGACGCGCGGAATCATCATCGCCGATACCAAGTTTGAATTCGGCCTTGATGATCAGGACCGCCTGCATCTCATCGACGAGGTGCTCACGCCGGATTCATCGCGCTTCTGGCCTGCCGATGCCTACCAACCCGGGGGCAGCCCGCCGAGCTTTGACAAGCAATTCGTGCGCGATTACCTAGAATCCATTCACTGGGACAAACGTCCGCCCGCGCCTGAACTACCGGCGGAGATCATCACCCAGACCGCCGCCAAGTATGCCGAGGCCGAGCGACGGCTGACCGCCTGA
- the modB gene encoding molybdate ABC transporter permease subunit yields the protein MGFSDADLQAIWLTVRLASSSTVLLLIIGTPIAWWLARTRSRLQGPVGAVVALPLVLPPTVLGFYLLLAMGPHGPVGQFTQALGIGLLPFTFWGLLVASVLSSMPFVVQPIQNAIEALGERPLEVAATLGAGPWDRFFTVVVPLAKPGFLTAAILSFAHTVGEFGVVLMIGGNIPGATRVVSVQIYDYVEVMDYDQAFWLAGSMVIFSFLILLALYTLNPQARRF from the coding sequence ATGGGTTTCAGCGATGCCGACCTGCAAGCCATCTGGCTGACCGTGCGTCTGGCCAGCTCATCCACCGTGCTGCTGCTGATCATCGGCACCCCGATCGCCTGGTGGCTGGCGCGCACCCGTTCACGCTTGCAAGGCCCGGTCGGCGCCGTGGTCGCCCTGCCTTTAGTGTTGCCACCCACGGTGCTAGGCTTTTATCTGCTGCTGGCAATGGGGCCGCACGGCCCCGTTGGCCAGTTCACCCAAGCGCTCGGCATCGGCTTGCTGCCCTTCACCTTTTGGGGACTGCTGGTGGCTTCGGTGCTCTCCTCCATGCCCTTTGTGGTGCAGCCGATCCAGAACGCCATTGAGGCGCTCGGCGAACGGCCACTGGAAGTGGCTGCCACCCTGGGCGCCGGGCCCTGGGATCGCTTTTTCACCGTGGTGGTGCCGCTGGCCAAGCCTGGCTTTCTGACGGCTGCCATTCTGAGCTTTGCCCATACCGTGGGCGAATTCGGCGTGGTGCTGATGATCGGCGGCAACATTCCCGGCGCCACCCGGGTGGTCTCAGTGCAGATTTACGACTATGTCGAGGTGATGGACTACGACCAAGCCTTTTGGCTGGCCGGCAGCATGGTGATCTTTTCCTTCCTGATCCTGCTCGCGCTCTATACCCTCAATCCCCAAGCCCGTCGCTTCTAA
- the modC gene encoding molybdenum ABC transporter ATP-binding protein has protein sequence MSQTKIQARFHLDYPDFSLDVDLDLPGRGVTALFGHSGSGKTTLLRLIAGLNRVREGYLQVNGAVWQDGRQFLPTHRRPLGYVFQEASLFPHLSARANLAYGMKRAGAAAMGQEALDQAVALLGIGHLLERRPPQLSGGERQRIAIARALAVQPRLLLMDEPLAALDLKRKQEILPYLERLHDTLEIPVLYVTHSPDEVARLADTVVLLEQGRVRASGRVSEVFSRLDLPIAQDQDASAIIQGRVLSHDDRYALTRLEIPGGHLTVARLERKIHDQVRVRVHARDVSLALDEPGTSSIVNILPAHILELREIEQAQVLVKLCTGAGEQTPLLARITRHSRDRLRLHQGQPVFAQVKAVALMD, from the coding sequence ATGTCACAAACCAAGATTCAAGCGCGTTTCCATCTCGACTATCCCGATTTTTCGCTTGATGTGGATCTCGACCTGCCGGGGCGCGGCGTCACCGCGCTGTTTGGCCATTCCGGCTCCGGCAAAACCACCCTGTTGCGACTGATCGCCGGGCTGAACCGGGTGCGCGAAGGGTATCTCCAGGTTAATGGCGCGGTCTGGCAGGATGGGCGGCAGTTCCTGCCCACCCATCGCCGTCCGCTCGGCTATGTCTTCCAGGAGGCCAGCCTGTTTCCGCATCTGAGCGCGCGCGCCAATCTCGCCTATGGGATGAAGCGCGCCGGCGCGGCGGCCATGGGGCAGGAGGCGCTCGATCAGGCCGTCGCGTTGCTCGGCATCGGCCATTTGCTGGAGCGCCGTCCGCCGCAGCTCTCCGGCGGCGAGCGCCAGCGCATCGCTATCGCCCGCGCCCTGGCGGTACAGCCGCGATTGCTACTGATGGATGAACCACTGGCGGCGCTGGATCTCAAGCGCAAGCAGGAGATTCTGCCCTATCTGGAGCGGCTGCACGATACGCTGGAGATTCCAGTGCTCTATGTGACCCATTCACCCGATGAGGTCGCGCGCCTGGCTGATACGGTGGTACTGCTGGAGCAGGGTCGGGTGCGCGCCAGCGGCCGCGTCAGCGAGGTCTTCAGTCGCCTGGATCTGCCCATTGCCCAGGATCAAGACGCCAGCGCCATTATTCAGGGCCGAGTGCTCAGTCACGATGATCGCTATGCCCTGACCCGCCTGGAGATTCCTGGTGGTCATCTGACCGTCGCGCGGTTAGAGCGCAAGATTCACGACCAGGTTCGGGTGCGCGTCCATGCCCGCGATGTCAGCCTGGCGCTGGATGAACCCGGCACCTCCAGCATCGTGAATATCCTGCCAGCCCATATTCTGGAACTGCGTGAGATTGAACAAGCACAGGTGCTGGTCAAGCTTTGCACCGGCGCCGGCGAGCAAACCCCGCTGCTGGCGCGCATCACCCGCCACTCGCGTGACCGCCTGCGATTGCATCAGGGCCAGCCAGTATTCGCGCAAGTCAAGGCGGTCGCTTTGATGGACTAG
- the recG gene encoding ATP-dependent DNA helicase RecG, which produces MKTPALPSASLAGLAALPVEQLRGAGPRMTERLAHLGIRSVADLLLHLPLRYQDRTRACLITQLRPRQEALVRGRILTADIHQGRRRALLVQLADSAQKTGGRLWLRFFHFGQPLMRRFQPGAVVCVFGEVREGPKGLEMIHPELEFLAEEPADGESSTGSNPDSSWDSSWDSGAGPPPTTPSTTAQAGNGQDASVPALTPVYPTTEGLSQTLWRSLTEQSLALLRERSEQLPALLPESLLHPLKLPRFNDALRILHRPPPDTAIEALLERRHPAFQRLALEELVAQQLALRVFREQLRASGAPALPGTGQLVAALRGLIGFELTGAQTRVLAELTADLADARPMLRLLQGDVGSGKTIVAALAAAQALESDAQVALMAPTELLAEQHLRSFRRWFAPLGIEPLWLAGRHKGAERASIVHALATGAAPLVIGTHALFQEDVRFDRLGLVIIDEQHRFGVHQRLRLRDKGQRDGRLPHQLIMTATPIPRSLAMTAYADLDLSVIDELPPGRQPIQTIAVPDTRRGEVMARLRAACESGRQAYWVCTLVEESEALQCQAAEDAAAELAQELPGQGIGLVHGRMKPTEREPVMRAFAAGELQVLVATTVIEVGVDVPNASLMIIENPERLGLAQLHQLRGRVGRGSVASVCLLLYHPPLTGQAFERLKMLREESSGFNIADADLRLRGAGEVLGTRQSGHARLRLADPLRDQELVQRARELAAVLYRQYPELIEPLINRWVFSPSVI; this is translated from the coding sequence ATGAAAACACCAGCATTGCCAAGCGCGTCTTTGGCCGGTCTGGCAGCCTTGCCGGTGGAACAGCTGCGTGGCGCGGGCCCGCGAATGACCGAACGCCTCGCGCACCTGGGTATTCGCAGTGTCGCCGATCTGCTGCTGCATTTGCCGCTGCGCTATCAGGATCGTACCCGCGCCTGCCTGATTACCCAGTTGCGGCCCAGGCAGGAAGCCCTGGTGCGGGGGCGAATTCTAACGGCTGACATTCATCAGGGTCGGCGGCGCGCACTCTTGGTCCAGCTCGCCGATAGTGCCCAGAAGACCGGTGGGCGCCTGTGGCTGAGGTTTTTCCACTTTGGTCAGCCGCTAATGCGCCGGTTTCAGCCGGGCGCGGTGGTGTGCGTGTTCGGTGAGGTGCGCGAAGGGCCAAAAGGCCTCGAGATGATTCACCCGGAGCTGGAATTTCTCGCCGAGGAGCCGGCTGATGGCGAATCCAGCACGGGCTCCAACCCAGACTCCAGCTGGGACTCCAGCTGGGACTCTGGCGCTGGACCGCCACCAACAACGCCATCAACAACAGCGCAGGCCGGGAATGGGCAGGATGCCTCGGTGCCCGCGCTGACCCCGGTCTACCCCACGACCGAGGGGCTGAGTCAGACCCTTTGGCGTTCCCTGACCGAGCAGAGCCTGGCGCTGCTGCGGGAGCGATCCGAACAGCTGCCGGCGCTGCTGCCAGAATCCCTGCTGCACCCGCTCAAGTTGCCCAGGTTCAACGATGCGCTGCGCATCCTCCATCGACCGCCGCCGGACACCGCCATCGAGGCACTGCTGGAGCGCCGCCATCCGGCTTTTCAGCGCCTGGCACTGGAGGAGCTGGTCGCGCAGCAGCTGGCGCTGCGGGTGTTTCGCGAGCAGCTGCGAGCCTCGGGCGCGCCGGCTTTGCCGGGAACGGGTCAGTTGGTTGCGGCTCTGCGCGGACTAATTGGCTTTGAACTCACGGGCGCGCAAACCCGAGTGCTGGCCGAGCTGACCGCCGATCTCGCTGATGCGCGCCCCATGCTGCGCCTGTTGCAAGGCGATGTGGGTTCGGGCAAAACCATTGTCGCCGCTCTGGCGGCCGCCCAGGCGTTGGAGTCCGACGCTCAGGTCGCGCTCATGGCGCCGACTGAGCTGCTGGCCGAGCAGCATCTGCGCAGCTTCAGACGCTGGTTCGCGCCGCTCGGCATTGAGCCGCTGTGGTTGGCTGGTCGTCACAAGGGCGCCGAGCGCGCAAGCATTGTGCATGCGCTCGCAACTGGTGCGGCGCCGCTGGTCATCGGCACCCATGCGCTCTTCCAAGAGGATGTGCGCTTCGACCGGCTGGGCCTGGTCATCATCGACGAGCAGCATCGCTTCGGCGTGCATCAGCGCCTTCGATTGCGCGACAAGGGCCAAAGAGACGGGCGCCTGCCGCACCAACTCATCATGACAGCGACCCCCATTCCGCGTTCGCTCGCCATGACCGCCTATGCCGATCTGGATCTTTCCGTGATCGACGAACTGCCGCCAGGACGCCAGCCGATACAGACTATCGCCGTGCCCGATACCCGTCGTGGCGAGGTCATGGCGCGCTTGCGCGCGGCCTGCGAGAGCGGTCGCCAGGCCTACTGGGTCTGCACCCTGGTCGAGGAATCCGAGGCACTGCAATGCCAGGCCGCCGAGGATGCCGCGGCCGAACTGGCCCAGGAGTTGCCCGGCCAGGGCATCGGGCTGGTGCATGGGCGCATGAAACCCACTGAGCGCGAGCCGGTCATGCGCGCCTTTGCCGCCGGGGAACTCCAGGTGCTGGTGGCCACCACGGTGATTGAGGTTGGCGTTGACGTGCCCAACGCCAGTTTGATGATTATCGAAAATCCCGAGCGCCTGGGGCTCGCGCAACTGCACCAGCTGCGCGGCCGGGTCGGGCGCGGATCAGTCGCGAGCGTGTGTCTGTTGCTCTACCATCCACCGCTCACCGGTCAGGCCTTCGAGCGACTGAAAATGCTGCGCGAGGAATCCAGCGGCTTCAACATCGCCGATGCTGACTTGCGCCTGCGCGGCGCGGGTGAAGTGCTCGGCACCCGTCAGTCCGGCCACGCCCGCCTGCGCCTGGCCGACCCACTGCGCGACCAGGAGTTGGTCCAGCGCGCACGGGAACTCGCTGCCGTGCTTTATCGCCAATATCCAGAGCTGATTGAACCGCTGATCAATCGCTGGGTGTTTTCACCGTCGGTGATCTGA
- a CDS encoding RidA family protein, whose protein sequence is MTRTPIHTDQAPRAIGTYSQAVRAGNTVYLSGQIPLDPATMELVGGDMEAQIRRVFDNLLAVAQAAGGGFQDLVKLHVFLTDLSHFPLVNQVMADYFQEPYPARAAIGVAALPKGAGVEMDAILVLDE, encoded by the coding sequence ATGACCAGAACCCCGATTCACACCGACCAGGCACCGCGGGCCATTGGTACCTACTCCCAGGCAGTGCGGGCCGGCAATACTGTCTATCTCTCGGGCCAGATTCCGCTCGATCCCGCGACCATGGAACTGGTTGGTGGCGACATGGAAGCGCAGATTCGTCGCGTGTTTGATAACCTGCTCGCGGTCGCCCAAGCGGCCGGTGGCGGGTTTCAGGATTTGGTCAAGTTGCATGTCTTTTTGACCGACCTCAGCCATTTTCCGCTGGTGAATCAAGTCATGGCGGACTATTTCCAGGAGCCCTACCCGGCGCGCGCGGCCATTGGCGTTGCCGCCTTACCTAAAGGCGCGGGGGTGGAGATGGATGCCATCCTGGTCCTGGACGAATGA
- a CDS encoding alpha/beta fold hydrolase: protein MWRFLLRALLVLVFALILLALVGPLLIDPNPAKEQSPARIEPSAATYAFVTIPVSGTPGLRAHYRDSTDPRRDDFDPLGQRIFLLLHGFTFNLSTWDPMFPFFAREGRTIAYDQLPYGLSEKPLPAGLKGDNPYAKASAVEQLLALMDALEIPEAVLVGNSAGGTLALEVARSAPDRVSALVLISPWVYATRPTFPAWLVSTPQMKRISLLLGRYLGEGMPLLDLSYADPERISDTRRELAASHSWTPGWDLAWGALMNRSLIDAVTVSESLADITQPTLVIAGARDRIVEMADSARAANALPNAEFAVLPECGHVPHEECPDLVRAVIADWLRHL, encoded by the coding sequence ATGTGGCGTTTTTTGCTACGCGCGCTCCTGGTCCTGGTGTTCGCGCTGATTCTCCTAGCCCTTGTCGGCCCCTTGCTCATTGACCCCAATCCGGCCAAGGAGCAGTCGCCGGCGCGGATCGAACCCTCCGCGGCCACTTACGCTTTCGTCACAATCCCCGTCAGCGGCACTCCGGGCCTGCGCGCGCATTATCGCGACTCCACCGATCCGCGGCGCGATGATTTCGACCCGCTCGGGCAGCGGATTTTTCTGCTGCTGCATGGCTTTACCTTCAACCTGTCCACCTGGGATCCAATGTTCCCCTTCTTCGCCCGGGAAGGACGCACCATCGCCTATGACCAACTTCCCTATGGCCTGAGCGAAAAACCCTTGCCGGCGGGACTCAAGGGCGACAACCCCTACGCCAAGGCATCCGCCGTCGAACAACTCCTCGCTCTGATGGATGCGCTCGAGATACCGGAGGCAGTATTGGTGGGTAACTCCGCCGGCGGCACCCTGGCGCTTGAAGTGGCCCGAAGCGCGCCTGATCGCGTCAGCGCCCTGGTGCTCATCAGCCCCTGGGTTTACGCCACCCGCCCGACCTTCCCCGCCTGGCTGGTCAGCACACCACAAATGAAACGCATCAGCCTGCTGCTCGGGCGCTATCTGGGCGAGGGCATGCCACTGCTCGATCTCTCCTATGCCGACCCTGAGCGCATCAGCGATACCCGGCGGGAACTCGCCGCCAGCCACAGCTGGACGCCCGGTTGGGATCTGGCCTGGGGCGCGTTGATGAATCGCTCCCTCATCGATGCCGTGACCGTTAGCGAGTCATTGGCGGACATTACCCAACCGACCCTGGTCATCGCGGGCGCGCGCGACCGGATCGTCGAGATGGCCGACAGCGCCCGCGCCGCCAATGCCCTGCCCAACGCCGAGTTCGCGGTCTTGCCCGAGTGCGGGCATGTGCCGCACGAAGAATGTCCGGACCTGGTCCGAGCGGTCATTGCCGACTGGCTGCGGCACCTCTGA
- the modA gene encoding molybdate ABC transporter substrate-binding protein, whose product MRSFPTTTLLAITLGLTNIAQAEEVSVAVAANFTGPMKEITAAFAEDTGHQAKTAFGSSGKFYAQISNGAPFDVFLSADAATPARLAQDGLTVPGSDFTYALGTLVLWSADADFIPAGEGAAVLQNGKFRKLAIANPKTAPYGAAAMATMRALGVEDAITPKFVQGENIAQTYQFISTGNAELGFVALSQVVQDGEIGSGSGWLVPGDLHEPIRQDAVILKRGADNPAAQALIDYLQGERARVIIRAYGYDLAH is encoded by the coding sequence ATGCGTTCATTCCCTACCACTACCCTGCTCGCCATCACGCTCGGCCTGACCAACATCGCCCAGGCCGAGGAGGTTAGTGTCGCGGTCGCGGCTAACTTCACCGGGCCGATGAAAGAGATCACCGCCGCCTTTGCCGAGGACACCGGCCACCAGGCCAAGACCGCCTTTGGTTCGTCTGGCAAGTTCTACGCCCAGATCAGCAACGGCGCGCCTTTCGATGTGTTTCTGTCCGCCGACGCGGCCACTCCGGCACGACTCGCCCAGGACGGCCTGACCGTGCCCGGTAGCGACTTTACCTACGCCTTGGGCACCCTAGTACTCTGGAGTGCCGATGCCGATTTCATCCCCGCTGGCGAGGGCGCCGCCGTGCTGCAAAACGGGAAGTTCCGCAAGCTGGCCATTGCCAACCCCAAGACCGCGCCCTATGGCGCGGCGGCCATGGCGACCATGCGGGCGCTCGGTGTTGAGGACGCCATTACGCCCAAGTTCGTTCAGGGCGAGAACATCGCCCAGACCTATCAATTCATCAGCACCGGCAATGCCGAGCTTGGCTTTGTCGCCCTGTCGCAGGTGGTCCAGGATGGCGAGATCGGTTCAGGCTCGGGCTGGTTGGTGCCGGGCGACCTGCATGAACCCATCCGCCAGGATGCCGTGATCCTGAAACGCGGTGCGGACAACCCCGCCGCCCAGGCGCTGATCGACTATCTCCAGGGCGAGCGGGCGCGGGTGATCATCCGCGCCTATGGCTACGACCTGGCGCACTGA
- a CDS encoding ankyrin repeat domain-containing protein: MVAVLALPQSLVTKVWLVAGLLIGLALAACTEPPRPTINLYRAVHSGDLDQIKRHLYWGTDVNQPGPDGRYPLQVAVADGQVVIARELLDHGASMEVRDPLGHTPLYVALASGRVPAAELLIEKGAGDDPQVLLRQLVSGDQLDRDSLELLLRRGVDLNALGPEGRAPLHQAVVNDNLKITKWLLQAEADVNLVTNSGATALDLAHAAGADPNLIQILEQYGAQP; encoded by the coding sequence ATGGTCGCTGTGCTGGCGCTGCCGCAGTCCTTGGTCACAAAAGTCTGGCTGGTCGCTGGGCTGTTAATTGGGCTCGCACTGGCCGCTTGTACCGAGCCGCCGCGGCCGACGATCAATCTCTATCGCGCGGTGCACTCAGGCGATCTCGATCAGATCAAGCGGCACTTGTATTGGGGGACCGATGTCAATCAGCCTGGGCCCGATGGGCGCTACCCCTTGCAGGTCGCAGTGGCAGACGGGCAGGTGGTGATTGCGCGTGAATTGCTCGATCATGGGGCGAGCATGGAAGTACGCGACCCACTGGGGCACACACCGCTCTATGTCGCCCTGGCCAGCGGTCGGGTGCCCGCGGCGGAATTGCTCATTGAGAAGGGCGCCGGGGATGATCCGCAAGTGCTGCTGAGACAGCTGGTGAGCGGGGACCAACTCGACCGCGATAGCCTGGAGCTGCTGCTGCGTCGTGGGGTAGATCTCAACGCTCTCGGGCCCGAGGGAAGGGCGCCACTGCATCAGGCAGTGGTCAATGATAATCTGAAGATCACCAAATGGCTGCTACAGGCAGAGGCCGATGTGAATCTGGTGACGAATTCCGGGGCCACCGCGCTCGATTTGGCCCACGCCGCCGGTGCCGACCCCAATCTGATCCAAATCCTCGAACAATACGGTGCCCAGCCCTGA
- the mltB gene encoding lytic murein transglycosylase B yields the protein MIKLQVRFLLPLACAAVALGGCSTQQTRASDTADGAPLWFAEAPRGSAAGTSLARPAAGSVGGDYAGYPGLERFMARMEAEGFDTAELARLFSQVKRQQWIIEQMDRAGPRASKPTQPTGAWLRYRAKFLQESNIAAGTDFWRRHAATLARAEQQYGVPAEYLVAIIGVETRWGGYLGSHRIIDALATLAFDYPRRSEFFTGELAHYLIMARDEKFDPLLPVGSFAGAMGLGQFMPSSFRRYAVDFDGDGRRDLWNSEDAIGSVANYFIGHGWRTGQPVAERVRVAKAVPASLETGFPSNYRTQELAALGIEVARLPAGQQRLSLLRLDIGSGYEYWVGFDNFYVITRYNHSSYYAMAVHQLAQALKARRGGASRTLMTEEKPTSAARG from the coding sequence ATGATCAAGCTGCAAGTGCGATTCCTACTGCCACTGGCCTGCGCGGCCGTGGCGCTCGGTGGTTGCTCAACCCAGCAGACCAGGGCCTCCGATACAGCGGATGGCGCCCCGCTCTGGTTCGCCGAAGCGCCACGAGGCAGCGCGGCCGGTACTTCGCTCGCGCGGCCCGCGGCTGGCAGCGTGGGCGGAGACTATGCCGGTTATCCGGGGCTTGAGCGGTTCATGGCTCGCATGGAGGCAGAGGGCTTCGATACCGCCGAACTCGCGCGGCTATTCTCCCAGGTCAAGCGTCAGCAGTGGATCATTGAGCAAATGGACCGAGCCGGACCGCGCGCCAGCAAGCCGACCCAGCCAACCGGGGCCTGGTTGCGCTATCGCGCCAAGTTCCTGCAAGAATCCAACATCGCTGCCGGAACCGACTTTTGGCGCCGTCACGCAGCGACCCTGGCGCGGGCCGAGCAGCAGTATGGAGTGCCGGCTGAGTATCTGGTCGCCATCATCGGCGTGGAAACCCGCTGGGGCGGTTATCTGGGATCGCACCGCATCATCGATGCCCTGGCGACTCTGGCGTTCGATTATCCGCGGCGCTCGGAGTTCTTCACCGGCGAGTTGGCGCATTACCTGATCATGGCGCGTGATGAGAAGTTCGACCCCTTGCTCCCGGTTGGCTCCTTCGCCGGTGCCATGGGGCTGGGGCAGTTCATGCCCTCAAGCTTCCGTCGCTATGCTGTCGACTTCGACGGCGACGGTCGGCGCGACCTGTGGAATTCCGAGGATGCCATCGGCAGTGTCGCCAATTATTTCATCGGGCATGGTTGGCGTACCGGTCAGCCGGTGGCCGAGCGGGTGCGTGTTGCCAAGGCCGTGCCAGCGAGTCTCGAGACCGGGTTTCCGAGCAACTACCGCACGCAGGAGCTGGCCGCGCTCGGGATCGAGGTGGCGCGGCTGCCTGCTGGTCAGCAGCGGCTGAGCCTGCTGCGGCTTGATATCGGCAGTGGTTACGAGTATTGGGTGGGCTTTGATAATTTTTACGTCATTACCCGCTATAACCACAGCTCTTACTACGCCATGGCCGTGCATCAGCTTGCCCAGGCGCTAAAAGCCCGCCGGGGCGGAGCCTCGCGAACCCTGATGACCGAAGAGAAGCCCACTTCCGCCGCCCGCGGTTGA